TCATCGTCGCCACCGTGGGGCTGAAGATCGGCGTCCTCAACACGGCGTCGTACACGATCGTCGTCCTGGTCGCCATGACCACCTCACTGATGGCACCCCCACTGCTGCGCCACGCCATGGCGAGGATCCCCGTCACCCCGCGGGAGCGCGCCTGGCGTCCGAAGACCGGGCAGCCGGCCGGCCATGGGTGAGCGGGCCACCGGGCAGCACGACCGGGCACGACCGGGCGAACCACACCGGGACACCCACGAACTCCCCGCCCACAACCCGGCCGCCGCCACCAAGGCCATCCCACCGACAGCGCCCCCGCGATGCATCACGCCACATCGCAGATCCCCGTCACCCCGCAGGAACAGGCACGACAGCCGGCCGGCCATGGGTGAGCGGGCCACCGGGCAGCACGGCCGGGCGGATCAGGCAGGGGCAGCGATGAACAGATTCTCGTCAGCCCGCGGGAGCGGGCATGGCAACCGGCTCGTCGTGGGTGAGCGGGCCGTCGGGCAGGACGGCGAGGTGTGTGCGGGCGAGTCGGGCCGGGTCGGCGACGAGTTCGTAGGCCGTGACCCGGTCGTCCGTGATCGTCAGCCGGACCACCGTGCGGAGCCGGCCGAGCGGGGCGATCACCAGGCCAACGGACCCGTCGACGAGCGCGAGTTCGGCGTGCCGTGCGGCGGCGCCGAAGTGGGCGATCTCGCGGCTGACGGTGGCGGCGCCCTCGACCCGCTCGGGGCGGCCCGGACCGAGGGCCGCCCGGTCGGCGCGGCGCACCACGTCGGGGGCGAGGACGGTCAGCACGGTGTCCAGGTCACCGGAGCGGGAGGCGGCCAGGAAGGCCTCGACGACCCTGCGGTTGCGGGCCAGCCGGGCGGCGTCGGCGACGGGGCCGCCGTCCACCTTGTGCCGGGCGCGGCTGGCGAGTTTCTTCGTGGTGGCGGTGGTACGGCCGACGATGGCGGCGATCTCACCGAAGGGTACGGCGAACATGTCGTGCAGCACGAAGGCCACGCGTTCGTCGGGGCTGAGGGTGTCCAGCACGACGAGGAGGGCGCCGCCGACGGCCTCGGCGAGCAGGGCCTCCGCCTCCGGGTCGGGGCCGCCGGCAGGGCGTGGCGGGCCGTCGGGCACGGTCGCGCCGACGAGGTCCTCGCGTCGCGACCGGCGGGCCCGCAGCATGTCCAGGCAGACCCGGGACAGCACGGTGCGCAGCCAGCCGGCGAGGTTGTCCACGGCGAGGGCGTCCACGCGCTCCAGCCGCAGCCAGGTCTCCTGGACGGCGTCGTCCGTCTCGTCCAGCGAGCCGAGCATGCGGTAGGCCAGCCCGCGCAGCCGCCCGCGGTGCTGCTCGAAACGATCCGCCAGTTCCTGATCGCGCTCCACCGGTCACCTTTCCTGGCTGCCGTACGTCATACCTTGGGGGCCCTCCTCGGACCACGCCCGTGCCACCGGAGTGGGTTCGAGGATGTAGCCGCGGCCCCAGGCGGTCCCGATGCCGAGGCCGACCGCGGCGATACGGCGCCGCAGCCGCATGATGTGCAGATCGAGCGCGTTACGGGTCGGGGCGGGCACCCGCCGGGCGAGCTGCTGTTCCAGCTCGGAGCGGTACACCACTTCCTCGAAGTGG
Above is a genomic segment from Streptomyces fodineus containing:
- a CDS encoding sigma-70 family RNA polymerase sigma factor, yielding MERDQELADRFEQHRGRLRGLAYRMLGSLDETDDAVQETWLRLERVDALAVDNLAGWLRTVLSRVCLDMLRARRSRREDLVGATVPDGPPRPAGGPDPEAEALLAEAVGGALLVVLDTLSPDERVAFVLHDMFAVPFGEIAAIVGRTTATTKKLASRARHKVDGGPVADAARLARNRRVVEAFLAASRSGDLDTVLTVLAPDVVRRADRAALGPGRPERVEGAATVSREIAHFGAAARHAELALVDGSVGLVIAPLGRLRTVVRLTITDDRVTAYELVADPARLARTHLAVLPDGPLTHDEPVAMPAPAG